In Mangifera indica cultivar Alphonso chromosome 7, CATAS_Mindica_2.1, whole genome shotgun sequence, the genomic window TTGAAGATCAATTAGTCTCTAATCAAcagtgtttattaaataattcacCAAATTGGGTTTAAAGTCGTGTTCAATCTGCGGGCTTCAAGAATTTGACCTATTCCAACGCATGGAAACTATCGGAATTTCTCATAATGACGCTGCAAAACGTCGCTGTAAACCTAAAATGACATTACAAATCTATTGATAATACTCATCATTCAAAagcctttctcttttttcacgCAATCGGTTGTAGGTAGCTCTCGAGGCAAATGCATGTTTGGAATTTGGGACCATAATAAACCTGTATGATGTTTCAATATAAGCTGAAGTTAACGGTAGTTTTACAAAACTGGGTTGCGGATGATGGCAACATATGCAAGGATCGACAGTTATGAGGAAATATTGAATGGAGCTCGACAAAGAAGGAATAAGTAGAGGATGATCCTAATCTTTTAAGAATCCGTTCAAGgccttttcataattttaataaaaataaagatatatatatatatatatatatatatatatatatatatatatatatatatatatatatattccggTAAGTATATTGATAATTGATGTTTACGTTAATTGTTCAAGATAGTTTAATCATTTTACtgaaagtaataaatttataataaaattaaatgattgtCATTAACGGAAGTAGACAATAGATAAATGTTTGTTTATATAAGATGACTCAGCAGGTGAATCAACCTTCATATACAAATTGTGACCAAGCCACTACAGATAGAGAGAAGAGATTTTGATACAATAAAATCTGAAAGGATAATAAATTCTAACCAATCGAGACTGCACTAAAGGCTTGAAGTTGTAGGGATATTTTGGCATGGTTAATTTTAGCTGGATGATATTTGGATTTGCTATGGAGAGAATTTGGGCACTGAGCATGGTTAAGAGGGTGTATGTTAGGTGGTTTGTTGAATGTAATTTTGTGGGAATGAGAGATGgtgagaataaaataaaaacgatTTCTTTGTATGCATTTTGCCAATTTTTCTAaagaaatatatcattttttagcTTGCTAATAAAGGGTATAGATTGTTATATTAACAACTGAACCCTTTTAAATATGGTGTcttacttttcaattttcatagctaatttattattattttttaaaatttaatcttatagGTTTAAcaatgaacaaataaatttttcaaacttaaaaggtgATAACTTAGAATCTGTTATAGAGTCAGGTGGCTTTTCACCAAATTAAGTCAAGAAAAAGTGGTGGCAAAACATTTATTAATTGCAAGCACATGGAGGAAGAAATGAAGAGGACTGACgcaagagaagagaaaaaaagtgtTAGTCAATTGTATTAGGCAAAAAGGGTGGCGGGTAAACTGCacacacacccccccccccccccccccctccccccttTTCTATCACTTGTACAcacaattttctcttctcttctcttaatccgattcatatataaaaacattctCTCAATACTTTCTTACTTCCTTCCATCAATTCTTCCTTCATTTCTTCATCTTTCATAttggttaaattaattttataacacgttatcagtacGATCTGCTCAAAtcattttgatccatatatatacaaaacgatatcgttttgatatgaaaaatgagtcgagccgagccaaaaatgagccgaactcAAGCTGAGCTGAGTTGAGCTCGAGTCGAACTTGAGCcgcccataaataaaccgagccgagcccgagctggcgctcggctcgaatccagccctagctaCGAGCAAAATACGTAGATATTATGGATTCACTAGAATTATAGAGAAATCTGAAAGAAAGATTCAatcatcataaatcaataaCATTACCAATGGCCCAATATGAATGGACTCATTTAcgcttacaagattttaaatttgtaagtgAATAAAACTCTGTCATGTTCAAAATTGTCTCCCGAATGAGGTTATGTGGAGAAAAAATAAcgaaagaaaatatgttagaaaaaacttTCTCCACATTTTATCTCTCAAATATGCTCCTATAGCAACAATATagggaaagaaattttaaaaaatattctaaattgaTATCCTATTTATTCGTGGCTgagcaaaacaatgaattattattaagaaaccATCAGACTTGCCCTACTGGCACTTTACTGTTCCCTAAAGTGAACGCAAATATAGTAGTAGTTATCGTGGACGTAGACGAGGTCCTGGACGAAATATATTTCGATCCAGAGGTagtcataatagaaaatttttccaCTTTCAAACGACCAGAGATGAAGCAAAACAggataaagagaaaatgatacAGAGTAAACCACAGAATCATGAAAgtaaatgttatagatgtggtTCAAAAGGTCATTGATCATGTAAATGTCGTACGCCAAGACATCTGATAGATTTATATCAAACatctattaaaaatacaaaccagaagatcgaatcaaattatGTTGATAATCTAGACCCTATCGATCTGGCAAATTTTGATCTTTCAGAATTTCTTCAAGACTAAGAAATTGTGTTTATTATAGTGTGTAATTAGTACTATatgtttcttcctttcaaattttgtaataactaatgtaaattttaaaatgaaaggaaatagaCTTCAAAATTGAAATGTTAACTTCACAAGTTGGTGATAAAAACATGTGTTTGGTCGATAGTGCAACCACCcacataatattaaaagaaaagaaattcttcttaactttatcaccaatagaggctaaagtaaatactatatcatGATCAATTAATCTGATTGAAGGCTCAGAAAGAGctacaattatgttaaacaatgagaccaaattaagcattaatgatgtattatatttaagtagatatagaagaaatctactgagttttaaagatataagaaacaatggttatcatattgaaaccatgaatgaaaatggtgcagaataTTTATGTATAACGAATAATGCCTCCAGAAGAAGGCATGTAATAGAAAAATTGCCCGTTTTATTATctgaattgtattatacaattataaaggtAATTGAAATCTACGCgatatcgaaccagaagttctatgattcaaaaacatttatgttttggcatgatCGCTTAGACCACCCAGAATATACAATGATgtgtaggattattgaaaattcacatgggcatgtattaaagaatcataaaatcttattgtccagtgaacaaTTCTACACTGCCtattctcaaggcaaattagtaataagaccatctccctccaaaattggaggtgaatcttTATCATTCTTGTAAAgaattcaaggggatatatgtggacccattcatccaccaagtgggtcatttcgttattttatgatCTTAATTGATGCATATGCATGATAgtcttatgtttgtttattgcttactcaaaatattgcatttgctaaactgttagcacaaattatcaaattaaagacacattttacagattattcgatcaagacAATATgactagataatgctggtgaatttacatctaaaatatttgatgattattgcatgtctatgaggattgaggttgaacatccagtcccgcatGTCTACACACAAAAtggattagttgagtctcttatcaaacgactccaggtaattaCACGTACCTTGttactaagaactcaattaccaaCTTCTATGTAGGGatatgctatattacatgctacAACGTTAATTCgtttgcgaccttcttcttatcatcaatattctcctttACAATTGGTCTTTGGTTACTAActtgatatatctcatttgagaatattttgttGTGCTATATATGTCCCTATTGTGTCTCCTCAATGCACAAAAATAGGACTTCAATATCATTTGAGAATATACGTTGGATATAATTAACCATCTATTATCAGGTATCTGGAACTATTAATAGACGCTCTTTTTACTGCACAATTTATAGATTGttactttgatgagacaactttcccatctttagggaaaaagaaaatgcctcctgaagttaggcatgaacttacttggtatgtacctaccatgtctcatttagattcTCGCACATCCTAAAGTGAAACTGAAATACAGAGGATAGtgcaattacaaattattgccaatcAAAtacctgatgcatttgtagatacgacaaaagtgaTAAGATCATATGTTCTAGCTGCTAATACAccaacaagaatcaatgtgactgctgaacaATCCATTCGAGCCATGATTGATCAATCTACTACACACCAAaagcgtggtagacctattagatcgaaggacactgttcctcaaaaaagaaaggcaaataattaaacaaatatcgTTTATGATGATCctaagataattgaaaaatccaccctctctaatattcctccagaagaggttatagttcctgaagagactcaagcccctgaagtgacACAAACCcctaaaatgatataaaatcctgaagaacaggaaaatgagaatattgaaatatctttaaattatgttcatatatgAGAAATATGGAATcgtaaaacaattataattgatgatatattctcatttgcagtaactactgaaattctgaataataataattttgagcCACGTACTATGGTTAAGTGCAAACAAAAACATGATTGACCTAAATGGaaagaagcaattcaagcagaattagcttctctagcaaaacgtcaagtatTTGGGCCTGTTATTCCTACACCTCAAGAcatacaacccgttggatataaatgcgtatttgtgagaaaaataaaattgctagatataaagccaaaCTTGTAGCttaaggcttttcccaaaggtctggtatagactttgatgaaacatatgcacctgtgatagatataatcacattcaaatatttaatcagtttaacagtctctgaaggactagATATGCGTTTAATGGACatagttactacttatttgtatgaCAATTTGgatacttaaatttatatgaaactccttgaAGGATATAAATTGCCTATAGTGAAAGGGGACAATCCAAGAGGCATATACTCCatcaaattacaaagatcattatacggattaaaacaatctgaaCGTATGTGGTACAGTCAcctcagtgaatatttaaaaaaagaaggctatgtaaatgaccctatatgcacatgtgtctttatcaaaatgttataaTCGGGATTTACTattatagcagtttatgttgatgacatgaatttaattaagactcctgaagagctccCAAAAATtactgaatatctgaaaaaagaatttgaaatgaaggatttgggaaaaataaaatatagtttcAGCCTGCAGATCGAGtataattcaaatagaatacttatctatcaataagcatttattgaaaaattattaaaacgctttaatatgaaTAAGGCTTATCTTTTGAGCACttcaatggttgttcggtcttttgatccaaaaaaggatctatttcgtcctaaagaagaagaagaaaatatatttggtcttgaagtaccatatcttaatgctaTTGGGGCcctattatatttggcccaatgcacgagaccaGATATATCCTTCGTAGTTAATCTATttgcccgatttagctctgcaccaacccgttGCCATTGGAacgaaatcaaacatatactctgCTACCTATGtgaaactagagatttgagattattctattctgtcaaatcctctaaaaatcctagtttggttggatatgtagatactggttatctttctaacccccataaggcccgttcacaggcgggatatatttttacttataatgatacaactatatcatgacgctctatcaaacaaaccttggttgcaacttcttaaaatcattcagaaattttaacTCTCCATGAAGCTAgttgagaatgtatatggttgtggtctgtcatccatcatatccggAATGCATGTAGTCTTCCACTAACAAAagacactccttccatattatacgAAAACAATGAAAcatgtattgcccaaattagaggatgatacatcaaaggagatagaaccaaacatatctcatcaAAGTTCTTCTACAttcatgagctccagcagagcaagaagattgatgtcaagaaaatcagatccagtgagaatctgaCAGATTTGTTTACAAAGACACTGTCAACATCAACATTtcagaagttagtgtataacattggtatgtggcggctcaacaagcaatcaaattaatcctactacaaataGGGGGAGCATCCATCAAGGGAAGCATTTGTCAAgcaaattttgaaattcatcaaatattggacaaaatatgcattgtactcttttttccttcactaagTTTTATCctactgggttttcctagtaaagtttttaataagacagtttaagcacgtccaacacCAACTTACAGGATATTAAATCATTAtattcctttgctttggtttttatctcacTGGATTTTTTCTTAACAAGGTTAATACAATTATTTGTAAATGGTAGAAATCCAAGGAAGAGTGTTATAGATTCAGGTGGCTTTCcatcaaattaagttaagaaAAAGTGGTGGGAAAGCATTTATTAATTGCAAGCACATGGAGGAAGAAATGGAGAGGACTGAcacaagagaagaaaaaataggTGTTAGTTAATTGTATTAGGTAAAAAGGGTGGCAGTAAACTGCTATATGAACCCCCCCTTTTCTATCACTTATACAcacaattttctcttctcttttcttcatccggttcatatataaaaacattctCTCAATACTTTCTTACCTCCTTCCATCaattcttccttcattttttcatctttcatattggttaaattaattttataacagaATCTACCTTTTCATCAAAGTTAAAATAGGAAATATCATCCAACCTAAAAgtaattcttaatttaatacATCCTTTCAACTCTTAATTAGCCCATGAAGTGGACAAATTACACATTGTTCTCCAGCCATAAAATCTTTATTATGTTTGAAGTTAGACTTCCAAATAAGGACTCAACTActcttaataaattaatcagctAGGTGGCCGGAGATGATGTGAACActaatattttataaaccaaTTCCGGCcaatgttttcaatttaaaaatcctCATACTTTGATCACTTCTACACAAGGGACGACTCGAAAGAAACGATATCCACAccacaattaattaattaatctacaAGTTAGTCGAAAAGATAATGATTTGAATAAGACGTTTCACACCGAAGATACCGaacactaaattaaaaatttacccaaaaaaaaaaaaaaaaagaggcagTTAACCACCTACACTAttccaaaattattaattgCCCACTTTGTACTAATTTCCGGCTTTTAGATTCACAAACATACTTAACTAGATTTGTGTTAGACGTTTGGTATTGGATGGTACCCTGATTGATTCGTTTTTATATATGGaaggtttaaatttaattaattgataaagaagaatgcattaattttatgtgttttccTTATGGACTACTTAATGGAGAAAACAATTGAGCTTGAAAGGAAGCTGGAGAACTTCCaggattaaaataatatttgaaatggactattgttaaaattaattaattgttcatTAAAAGAGAGTGGATTCTAAATGCAAAGATGGTGAGTGATAGGCAAAATTAATGTTGAAGTCTAGGTTGAAACtctttattattagtaaaaaaattgagCCCTCCTTTGCCCTAATTTCTTTTAATCGCCTCACATTATTGAATATCTGATCATAACAGCTAGGGCTACGAGCTAAGATTGGGATGAACAAAGACTGATTAATTGCATATCTACCTATTGGTAAGGAAGTTAAACTATTCACTCTAATTTACTGTTGTACGTATTAATTGTGTTATTGTTTTAGGATTTGTTCttgattgttattatttttcacatttctttTGAATAATAGTTTCCTGTTTTGGTTGAACAATGTTGGAAGCAAATATATGTGTTTGAGTAGCTCTTTAGTCTTGTATTTTACATTATTCATCATCAAAATTCAGTTTGTAtccattttttaatacatagataaataaacagatgatatataattatataattatatgattttaaattaaaaataaaataatacttaatcaaataatgatatatatgtttgcattcatttatatattcaaaaatggatttacataatattactaCTTTGTCATTGTGCAAATGAATGAAAACCCAAACGTTGATCAACAATACAATCAAATAAgtgttgaattaaaattatgttctTTTGAGTCTTGATTTTTATGGGAGAAACCCTTGAATAATCCCTAGTAGCTTTATATCTGGTACATGTAGAAGAACATTCTCCTTCATTAAGATGCTGGATAAATTGACCCCCACTTATATAATGTGTAGTACagtgatatttatatatacctcAGCATCGGCCTTGGGGTGTAATATTAATGTCGAGGTGGAGAGGGACGTGCACCACAATTCCTCACGCGCACAAGACCCCACATTTACTAGCCCTAATTTCCAagcaccaccaccaccatcaccaccTTCATCTCTTCTcgctatatattataatattcattGACAAAgttctattttaataatcagCATCAAATTTATGAGAGAGAGTGTGTGTTATTCTCTGATCTTTACCTTGTAAATTAAgtacttgttttcttcttcaCATCTTCCTCTTTCTTTCTGCCTCCTCACTCTCTTTACGCTTTGTTCTCTCAgttcaaactttttaaaactgagTTAGTTGTTCTCTCTTTTTCAGTTTAACTTCTTTCTTGAATGCTTACTTATTAGATTTATACATATACAGGTAGAATAAGTTTAGAGTTCgtgtttataaatatatatggacAATTTTATGTTCATCTTGACCTACAGCAAGATCTAAAACCTAAGAATTAGACATCATCGTTAtctttttcttgttgtttttgttgttggttCTTTTTGTTTCACAGTCATGGCACACCGGTGGTGGGCCGGGCAAGTGGGTCTACCAGGAATGGACACTTCAGCTAGTTCGTCATCTCCCATCAAAAAACCAGATCTGGGCATTTCTATGACCAACAATAATGGAGAAAGTGGAAGTGGAGGCGGCGacgaagaagatgaaagagagAACAGTGATGAGCCTAAAGAGGGAGCTATTGAAATCTCCACGCGCCGCCCTAGAGGTCGTCCGCCGGGCTCAAAGAACAAACCTAAACCTCCTATATTTGTTACAAGAGATAGCCCTAACGCACTTAAAAGTCACGTCATGGAAATAGCTAATGGCTCTGATGTTGCTGAAACCCTAGCTAATTTCGCCAGAAGGAGACAAAGAGGTGTATGTGTGCTCAGTGGCAGCGGCACAGTCACCAATGTCACCCTTCGCCAGCCCTCCGACCCCGGTGCCATCATGGCGATTCACGGTCGGTTTGAGATATTATCCCTAACCGGAGCCTTTCTGCCCGGTCCAGCTCCTCCCGGTTCGACCGGGCTGACTATCTACTTAGCCGGTGGGCAGGGGCAGGTTGTGGGGGGCAGTGTGGTTGGGTCACTGGTGGCAGCAGGCCCGGTGATGGTAATCGCAGCGACGTTCTCGAATGCTACTTATGAGAGGCTGCCACtcgaagaggaagaagaaggaggCAGCGGGGGGTTACAGGGGCCACTAGGAGGCAGTGGAGGCGGCGGGAACGGTGCCAGTAGCGGTGGTGGCTTGGGTGATCCTTCAGGGTTGCC contains:
- the LOC123221794 gene encoding AT-hook motif nuclear-localized protein 19-like — its product is MAHRWWAGQVGLPGMDTSASSSSPIKKPDLGISMTNNNGESGSGGGDEEDERENSDEPKEGAIEISTRRPRGRPPGSKNKPKPPIFVTRDSPNALKSHVMEIANGSDVAETLANFARRRQRGVCVLSGSGTVTNVTLRQPSDPGAIMAIHGRFEILSLTGAFLPGPAPPGSTGLTIYLAGGQGQVVGGSVVGSLVAAGPVMVIAATFSNATYERLPLEEEEEGGSGGLQGPLGGSGGGGNGASSGGGLGDPSGLPVYNNLPPNLVPNGGQLSHEAYGWAHGRPPFA